In Oryza brachyantha chromosome 1, ObraRS2, whole genome shotgun sequence, the following are encoded in one genomic region:
- the LOC121055774 gene encoding pentatricopeptide repeat-containing protein At1g09220, mitochondrial has translation MAGFSLRFMRRTTSLAVHAIAVPHARLLVALLVEHQDRRRLLLQIHSQLIAHQVFDRRPTPWHALLKAYSHGPFLQEALQLFRYAQWHAADDTYAFTFALKACAGLGWPRAGAQLHGLVIRKGFEFHTYVHTAVVNVYVVCGCLVDAQIVFEEMPVKNAVSWNVVITGFAAWGEVEYARLLFEQMPCRNVISWSGMIDGYTRACCFVEAVALFRHMMAEGIHPSEITVLAVVPALSNIGKILMGEALHGYCEKEGLVWDVRVGNSLIDLYAKIGSIQNSLRVFDEMLDRRNLVSWTSIISGFAMHGLSSKAVELFADMRRVGIRPNRITFLSVLNACSHGGLVEQGVAFFNSMVYEYNINPEIKHFGCIIDMLGRAGCLCEAEHIIGDLPMEINVTVWRTLLGCCSKYGEVDMGERTMKKILALEREFGGDFVVLSNMLTELGRFSDAETVRKQVDQRNSVKVPGLALVDGSQ, from the coding sequence ATGGCAGGGTTCTCTCTTCGCTTCATGAGGCGCACAACAAGCCTGGCCGTCCATGCGATCGCCGTCCCTCACGCCCGCCTCTTAGTAGCGCTCCTCGTGGAGCACCAGGACAGGAGGCGCCTGCTTCTGCAGATCCATTCACAGCTCATTGCCCACCAGGTGTTTGACCGGCGTCCCACGCCATGGCACGCCCTCCTCAAGGCCTACTCCCATGGCCCTTTCCTGCAGGAGGCCCTGCAATTGTTCAGGTATGCACAGTGGCATGCGGCTGATGATACGTATGCCTTCACGTTTGCCCTCAAGGCCTGCGCTGGCCTGGGATGGCCACGGGCTGGCGCACAACTCCATGGGCTTGTCATTCGGAAGGGTTTCGAGTTCCACACCTACGTGCATACTGCCGTTGTTAATGTGTATGTCGTGTGTGGGTGCCTGGTGGACGCACAGATCGTGTTTGAGGAAATGCCAGTGAAGAACGCGGTTTCTTGGAATGTGGTGATCACTGGCTTTGCTGCATGGGGTGAGGTTGAGTATGCGAGGCTGCTCTTTGAGCAGATGCCTTGTCGGAATGTTATTTCTTGGAGTGGGATGATAGATGGATATACACGTGCTTGTTGCTTTGTCGAGGCCGTTGCTCTATTTCGCCACATGATGGCAGAAGGCATTCACCCAAGTGAGATAACTGTGTTAGCAGTTGTTCCTGCACTATCTAATATTGGAAAGATTCTTATGGGGGAGGCACTGCATGGCTACTGTGAGAAGGAGGGTCTTGTATGGGATGTCCGGGTTGGCAATTCACTCATAGACCTGTATGCCAAGATTGGGTCTATCCAGAATTCATTAAGGGTATTTGATGAAATGCTGGACAGAAGAAACTTGGTGTCGTGGACATCAATAATTTCAGGTTTTGCAATGCACGGGTTGTCATCTAAGGCAGTCGAATTGTTTGCAGATATGAGAAGAGTTGGAATCAGGCCTAACAGAATAACCTTCTTGAGTGTCCTCAATGCTTGTAGCCATGGAGGGCTGGTGGAGCAAGGAGTAGCATTTTTCAATAGTATGGTTTATGAATACAATATAAATCCAGAGATCAAGCATTTTGGGTGTATCATAGACATGCTAGGTAGAGCTGGATGTTTGTGTGAGGCCGAGCATATAATAGGTGATTTGCCTATGGAAATCAATGTAACTGTTTGGAGAACACTGTTGGGTTGTTGCAGTAAGTATGGAGAAGTGGATATGGGAGAGAGGACAATGAAGAAGATATTAGCCTTAGAAAGAGAATTTGGTGGTGATTTTGTAGTTCTATCCAATATGCTCACTGAGCTTGGCAGGTTTAGTGATGCTGAAACAGTACGGAAACAAGTCGATCAGAGGAATTCAGTTAAGGTTCCTGGGCTTGCTTTGGTTGATGGGAGCCAGTAG
- the LOC102721894 gene encoding pentatricopeptide repeat-containing protein At2g22410, mitochondrial-like — protein MEAIKKLHAHCIVSGLYNCHYAMSKVLRFYAILQPDLVIAHKVFDQIEGPTTFYWNIIIRGLAQSNAPADAIAFYKKAQRGGMVPDNLTFPFILKACAGISALKEGEQIHDHIMKLGLLQDIFVSNSLIHLYAACGNICYARSVFDEMSVKDVVSWNSLICGYSQCNRFKDVLALFELMHNEGVKADKVTMVKVVSACTRLGKYSRADCMVRYIEDYCIEVDIYLGNTLIDYYGRRGQLQSAEKVFFDMKDRNIVTMNAMITAYAKGRDLLSARKIFDQIPKKDLISWSSMISGYSQADHFSDALEIFRQMQRAKVKPDAIVIASVLSSCAHLGALDLGKWVHDYVRRNIIKADIVMENSLIYMYMKCGSTKEAFQVFKEMKEKDTLSWNSMIIGLANNGFEVDSLNLFHAMVAEGFRLNEVTFLGVLIACANAKLVEEGLDLFESMRPVYNLEPQMKHYGCIVDLLGRAGQLEKALRFITEMPIAPDPVVWRILLGACNTHGNVAIAEVVTKKLNELEPSNSGNYTLLSNTYASAHRWGDAVNVREWMADADVRKSPGCSVVDLA, from the coding sequence ATGGAAGCCATAAAAAAACTCCATGCCCATTGCATTGTTTCTGGGCTGTACAACTGCCATTATGCAATGTCCAAGGTTCTCAGATTCTATGCCATTCTACAGCCAGATTTGGTTATTGCTCACAAAGTATTTGATCAGATTGAAGGACCAACAACTTTTTATTGGAATATCATAATTAGGGGGCTTGCTCAAAGTAATGCACCAGCAGATGCCATTGCATTCTACAAAAAAGCTCAGAGAGGAGGAATGGTGCCAGACAACCTGACATTTCCATTCATACTAAAGGCTTGTGCTGGAATTAGTGCTCTCAAGGAAGGGGAGCAGATACACGACCATATAATGAAACTTGGGCTTCTTCAAGATATCTTTGTTTCCAATTCGTTAATTCATCTGTATGCTGCCTGTGGTAATATTTGCTATGCAAGATCTGTTTTTGATGAGATGTCAGTTAAGGATGTAGTATCCTGGAATTCATTGATCTGTGGATATAGCCAGTGCAATAGATTTAAAGATGTTTTGGCGTTGTTTGAGTTAATGCATAATGAAGGAGTGAAAGCTGATAAGGTTACGATGGTAAAGGTTGTTTCTGCATGCACTCGTTTAGGAAAATATAGCAGGGCAGATTGCATGGTTAGGTACATAGAGGATTACTGCATTGAGGTGGATATTTACTTGGGTAATACTTTGATAGACTACTATGGAAGACGTGGTCAGCTGCAATCAGCTGAGAAGGTATTCTTTGACATGAAAGATAGAAACATTGTAACAATGAATGCAATGATCACAGCATATGCAAAAGGACGAGATCTACTTTCAGCAAGAAAAATATTCGATCAAATTCCTAAGAAAGATTTGATTTCATGGAGTTCTATGATATCTGGATATTCACAAGCTGACCATTTCTCTGATGCTCTGGAGATTTTCAGGCAGATGCAGAGAGCCAAGGTGAAACCAGATGCCATTGTGATTGCCAGTGTACTTTCTTCTTGCGCACATTTGGGCGCACTTGATCTTGGCAAGTGGGTTCATGACTATGTGAGGAGAAACATCATCAAAGCTGACATTGTTATGGAGAATTCTCTGATTTACATGTATATGAAATGTGGAAGTACCAAGGAAGCATTCCAAGTGTTCAAAGAAATGAAAGAGAAGGACACCTTGTCATGGAACTCAATGATAATAGGGCTAGCAAACAATGGCTTTGAGGTGGACTCTCTGAATTTGTTTCATGCTATGGTTGCTGAAGGCTTCAGACTAAATGAAGTTACTTTCCTTGGTGTACTGATTGCTTGTGCTAATGCTAAGCTTGTTGAGGAAGGGCTCGACCTCTTCGAAAGCATGAGACCGGTTTACAACTTAGAACCACAAATGAAGCATTATGGTTGTATTGTTGATCTCCTCGGCCGTGCTGGTCAGTTGGAGAAGGCACTGAGATTCATCACTGAGATGCCCATAGCTCCTGACCCTGTTGTTTGGAGGATACTTCTGGGAGCGTGCAATACGCATGGTAATGTAGCCATTGCAGAGGTCGTCACCAAGAAGCTCAATGAGTTGGAACCCAGTAACAGCGGAAACTACACACTGCTAAGCAACACATATGCGAGTGCTCATAGATGGGGTGATGCTGTGAACGTCAGGGAATGGATGGCTGATGCTGACGTGAGGAAATCGCCTGGATGCAGTGTTGTTGACCTAGCTTAG